The Dehalococcoidia bacterium DNA window CGTGCCGGGCCGACCAGCCGCGGCAGCGTCCAGCTCAGGCCGTTGTCCGGTCCCAGGCCGCGGCGCACGAAGCCGGGATGGAACTTCGCCGAGCCCGCCATCATGCGCAGGTCGCAGGCGCAGGCAATCGCCATACCGGCGCCCGCCGCCGCGCCGTTCACCGCCGCGATCACGGGAACGTCAAGCTTGCGCAGCCGGTCGAGCCAGGCGTAGTTGGGCTCCAGCTTCTCCATGCGCGTTTGCGGCGTCGCGTAGGCCGGGCCGGCGCCGCTGCTGAGGTCGGCGCCGGAGCAGAAGCCACGTCCCGCGCCCGTGATCACAACGGCCTTCACGTCCTCGCGCGCCGGCAGCTCCAGGCCGAGGCGGCGCAGGCTGCGGCGCATCGCGGCGGAGAGCGCGTTCAGCTTCTCCGGCCGGTTCAGCGTGACCACGAGCACGCCGCCACGCTGCTCCAGCAACACGTCCTCGTAGCCCACCCACGCCGCCGTCTCCGTCGCCATCGCGCGCCTCCGCCGCACCTTCGCCCAGCGCATTTTCCAGCGGAAGCGCGGCGGCCCGCAAGCGCGGC harbors:
- a CDS encoding enoyl-CoA hydratase/isomerase family protein gives rise to the protein MATETAAWVGYEDVLLEQRGGVLVVTLNRPEKLNALSAAMRRSLRRLGLELPAREDVKAVVITGAGRGFCSGADLSSGAGPAYATPQTRMEKLEPNYAWLDRLRKLDVPVIAAVNGAAAGAGMAIACACDLRMMAGSAKFHPGFVRRGLGPDNGLSWTLPRLVGPARALLMLWTGEPIGSDEALRLGLVEQVTPDGEALEAALALAQRLAGGATLSIALAKRAVARAFERDFLAHGEWEQFSQDILRTSEDAKEGRLAFQEGRQPRFVGR